Proteins co-encoded in one Lacerta agilis isolate rLacAgi1 chromosome 6, rLacAgi1.pri, whole genome shotgun sequence genomic window:
- the AMIGO1 gene encoding amphoterin-induced protein 1: MWGQDASVPRRRLAQPFRGASWLLVLLLSLALARKGGSAAHCPSKCVCASNIISCSKANLSVFPHPLPSYAAVLDFSYNQLTRLRAEWAPSPLHHLHSLFLSHNGLSFISTEAFTNVPHLKYLDLSSNSIQELGENHFSHLVELEVLLLYSNKISKIDRTAFEEMTKLQKLYLSHNAIGRFPQELLKKDEGGFPELALLDLSCNKIKDISVDEVNKLPAWVKNGLYVHGNPLTCQCSLYNLFTHWQKRQLSSATDFKEELKCLLQKDSKSIKISSLSGPGGMNCSEFKEQVLEVHRGEEVIINCDTRQRGVMIREWLTPRYERVPQEGDNSSMTMLTNGSLQIKNISVEDMGPYTCYAVSQVFNETLYVHVTVHNYSLHGTPDTLNTAYTTLVGCILSVILVLIYLYLTPCRCCCRNGEKQASQREDSINSSVLSTTPNHNAGGGKEGLNRHMAPGNVQGQNGKCKANSSPKQAAKGSQKAERKMSDADSVSSVFSDTPIVGASQGEGGRGSGRDKAGAELVGLL; encoded by the coding sequence ATGTGGGGTCAGGATGCCTCGGTGCCCCGACGTCGTCTGGCGCAACCTTTCAGGGGCGCTTCTtggctgctggtgctgctgctgagctTGGCCCTTGCCCGGAAAGGGGGCTCGGCGGCACACTGCCCCAGCAAATGCGTCTGCGCCAGCAACATCATCAGCTGCTCCAAGGCCAACCTGAGTGTCTTCCCCCATCCCCTTCCCTCGTATGCGGCCGTCCTAGACTTCAGCTACAACCAGCTGACGCGCCTGCGGGCAGAGTGGGCGCCTTCCCCGCTTCACCATCTGCACTCCCTGTTCCTCAGCCACAACGGCCTTTCCTTCATCTCCACGGAGGCCTTCACCAATGTCCCTCACCTCAAGTACCTGGACCTCTCCTCCAATAGCATCCAGGAGCTGGGGGAGAACCACTTCAGCCACCTGGTGGAGCTGGAGGTGTTGCTGCTGTACAGCAACAAGATCTCCAAGATTGACCGGACCGCTTTTGAAGAGATGACCAAGCTCCAGAAGTTGTACCTGAGCCATAACGCCATCGGCCGCTTCCCCCAAGAGCTGCTGAAGAAAGACGAGGGGGGCTTCCCGGAGCTGGCCTTGCTGGACCTGTCTTGCAACAAGATCAAGGATATTTCCGTGGACGAGGTGAACAAGCTCCCGGCCTGGGTGAAGAACGGCCTCTACGTCCACGGCAACCCCCTCACCTGCCAGTGTTCGCTCTACAACCTCTTCACCCACTGGCAGAAGCGGCAGCTGAGCTCTGCCACGGACTTCAAGGAGGAACTCAAGTGCTTGCTCCAGAAAGACAGCAAAAGCATCAAAATCTCCAGCCTCAGTGGCCCAGGGGGGATGAACTGCAGCGAGTTCAAGGAGCAAGTGCTGGAGGTCCATCGCGGGGAAGAGGTGATCATCAACTGCGACACGAGGCAGCGAGGGGTGATGATCAGAGAGTGGCTGACCCCCCGCTACGAGCGTGTCCCCCAGGAGGGCGACAACAGCTCCATGACCATGCTGACCAACGGGAGCCTTCAGATCAAAAACATCAGCGTGGAGGACATGGGTCCGTATACCTGCTATGCGGTCAGCCAGGTGTTCAACGAGACCCTCTATGTGCACGTCACGGTCCACAACTACTCCTTGCACGGGACCCCGGACACCCTCAACACCGCCTACACCACGCTGGTGGGCTGCATCCTGAGCGTCATCCTCGTGCTCATCTACCTTTACCTGACCccttgccgctgctgctgccgcaaCGGCGAGAAGCAGGCCAGCCAGCGCGAGGACAGCATCAACTCCTCGGTGCTCAGCACCACTCCCAACCACAACGCCGGCGGGGGAAAGGAAGGGCTGAACCGGCACATGGCGCCTGGCAACGTGCAAGGCCAGAATGGCAAATGCAAAGCCAACAGCTCCCCCAAGCAGGCGGCCAAAGGGTCCCAGAAGGCAGAGCGGAAGATGTCGGATGCGGACTCTGTCAGCTCCGTCTTCTCCGACACGCCCATCGTGGGGGCCTCGCAGGGCGAAGGCGGGAGAGGATCCGGCAGGGATAAGGCAGGGGCCGAATTAGTGGGGCTGCTGTGA
- the LOC117048532 gene encoding cytochrome b561 domain-containing protein 1 — protein MSIAFCLCLTEAILIFSPEGLLFCSCSHKTKVQLHWTAQMLALVAATLGLAFIVSSKNRSELPHLVSWHSVLGLLTLLAACGQVLSGFCLRFPRLLRISSVGRLRLVHMVYGLIVYLLATFTVALGIYSDWFQAQIKGVAWYFCLGLPFCPALVIVKQITRTRKKRQYI, from the exons ATGTCAATAGCA TTCTGCCTGTGCCTGACGGAAGCCATCCTGATCTTCTCGCCAGAGGGCCTCCTCTTCTGCTCCTGCTCCCACAAAACGAAAGTGCAGCTGCACTGGACTGCCCAGATGCTGGCCCTTGTGGCTGCCACACTGGGCTTGGCCTTCATTGTCTCCAGCAAGAACCGGAGCGAGCTTCCACACTTGGTCTCCTGGCACAGTGTTCTGGGCCTCCTGACTCTCCTGGCTGCTTGTGGGCAGGTCTTGTCTGGATTCTGCCTTCGCTTTCCTCGGCTGCTGAGGATCTCGTCCGTGGGTCGCCTCCGGCTCGTCCACATGGTGTACGGACTGATCGTTTATCTGCTAGCCACCTTCACTGTGGCCCTGGGCATTTATTCTGACTGGTTTCAGGCCCAGATTAAAGGGGTGGCTTGGTATTTCTGCCTGGGGTTGCCTTTCTGTCCGGCTTTGGTTATTGTGAAACAGATTACTAGAACTCGTAAGAAGAGACAGTACATTTGA